From the Nitrobacter hamburgensis X14 genome, one window contains:
- a CDS encoding low temperature requirement protein A: MTYVELFFDLVFVFAITQISHSLLAHFTPLGVLQVTMLMLAVWWVWVFTSWITNWLDPEQAPVRVMLFGLMIAGLLLSTSIPKAFESRGLTFAAAYSVMQVGRTLFFLWSVPTSAVGQRNNVIRILFWLGTGAVFWIGGGLAEGNIRIGLWLVALAIEYAGPAMRFRTPRLGASTTRDWDVEGGHMAERCALFIIIALGESIVVTGATFAETAWTATTVCAFLVALLGSIAMWWVYFHIGAEAGSEHISQSADTGRLARLAYTYLHLPVVAGIIVSAVGDELLLAHPGGHVGGREILSIVGGPLLYLIGTILFKHAIRGIFQLSHLVGIGLLIALIPLASGLTLLSLAAVVAAILMMVAAWEAISLGSGSRQPQNDG; this comes from the coding sequence GTGACCTACGTCGAACTGTTCTTCGACCTGGTATTCGTCTTCGCGATCACGCAAATCTCGCACTCGCTGCTCGCGCACTTCACGCCGCTTGGCGTGTTGCAAGTGACGATGCTGATGCTGGCGGTGTGGTGGGTCTGGGTCTTCACCTCCTGGATCACCAACTGGCTCGATCCCGAACAGGCTCCGGTCCGGGTCATGCTGTTCGGTCTGATGATCGCCGGCCTGCTGCTGTCGACCTCGATCCCGAAGGCTTTCGAAAGCCGGGGGCTGACGTTCGCGGCGGCCTATTCGGTCATGCAGGTCGGACGGACGCTGTTCTTTCTGTGGTCGGTGCCGACGTCGGCGGTCGGCCAGCGCAATAACGTCATCCGCATCCTGTTCTGGCTCGGCACCGGTGCGGTGTTCTGGATCGGGGGAGGGCTGGCCGAGGGCAATATCCGGATCGGGTTGTGGCTCGTCGCGCTCGCGATCGAATATGCCGGCCCGGCGATGCGGTTCCGCACCCCTCGTCTCGGGGCCTCCACCACGCGGGACTGGGACGTCGAGGGCGGCCATATGGCCGAACGATGCGCGCTGTTCATCATCATCGCGCTCGGCGAGTCCATTGTCGTCACCGGCGCGACCTTCGCTGAAACGGCGTGGACGGCGACCACGGTTTGCGCTTTCCTGGTGGCGCTGCTTGGCAGCATCGCGATGTGGTGGGTCTACTTCCATATCGGCGCGGAGGCCGGCTCGGAGCATATTTCTCAATCCGCGGATACCGGAAGGCTGGCGCGGCTGGCCTATACCTACCTGCACCTTCCGGTCGTGGCCGGCATCATCGTATCCGCCGTCGGCGACGAGTTGCTGCTCGCGCATCCGGGCGGGCATGTCGGCGGCAGGGAAATCCTGAGCATCGTGGGCGGACCGCTGCTGTATCTGATAGGGACGATCCTGTTCAAGCACGCGATCCGCGGCATCTTCCAGCTCTCTCACCTGGTCGGAATCGGCCTGTTGATTGCGTTGATTCCGTTGGCCTCCGGGCTCACGCTGCTGTCGCTTGCGGCAGTCGTTGCAGCGATCCTGATGATGGTCGCGGCGTGGGAGGCGATCTCGCTGGGGTCTGGCTCGCGTCAGCCGCAAAATGATGGTTAG
- the purQ gene encoding phosphoribosylformylglycinamidine synthase subunit PurQ: protein MKSAILVFPGINRERDMARALKLISGHEPAMVWHAETSLPKGTDLVVMPGGFSYGDYLRCGAIAARSPVMDAVRAFAADGGLVLGVCNGFQILCESGLLPGILMRNARLKFICHDVHLRVERSDTPFTRGYNAGQVIRVPVAHGEGNYAADEETIRRLEGEGRVLYRYCSATGEIGDTHNINGAAQSIAGIVNVRGNVLGMMPHPENHVEDIMGCTDGRGLFAGLVAHLERAA from the coding sequence ATGAAATCCGCGATCCTCGTCTTTCCCGGCATCAATCGCGAGCGCGACATGGCGCGCGCGCTGAAACTCATTTCGGGACACGAGCCCGCGATGGTGTGGCACGCCGAGACGTCGCTGCCCAAGGGGACCGATCTCGTGGTGATGCCCGGCGGCTTCTCATACGGCGACTATCTGCGCTGCGGCGCCATCGCCGCGCGCTCGCCGGTGATGGACGCGGTGCGCGCCTTCGCGGCCGACGGCGGTCTCGTGCTCGGCGTCTGCAACGGGTTTCAGATTCTCTGCGAGTCCGGATTGTTGCCGGGCATCCTGATGCGCAATGCGCGGCTGAAGTTCATCTGCCATGACGTGCACCTGCGGGTCGAACGCTCGGATACGCCGTTCACGCGCGGCTACAATGCCGGGCAGGTGATCCGCGTGCCGGTCGCGCATGGCGAGGGCAACTACGCCGCCGACGAGGAGACCATTCGCCGTCTCGAAGGCGAGGGGCGCGTGCTCTATCGCTACTGCTCGGCGACCGGCGAGATCGGCGACACTCACAATATCAACGGTGCGGCGCAGTCCATCGCCGGCATTGTCAACGTGCGCGGCAACGTGCTCGGCATGATGCCGCATCCGGAAAATCACGTCGAAGACATCATGGGCTGCACCGACGGGCGCGGGCTGTTCGCGGGCCTCGTCGCGCATCTGGAGCGGGCGGCGTAA
- a CDS encoding DUF1476 domain-containing protein, with amino-acid sequence MSTSFDKRGEGFEKKFALDEEQKFKAEARRNKLLGLWVAEKLGIAGDAANAYAKEVVAADFEQPGDADVVHKVMRDLTAKGVALTEQELRAQMDTLMAQAIAQVKAGA; translated from the coding sequence ATGAGCACATCATTCGATAAGCGCGGAGAAGGTTTTGAGAAGAAGTTCGCACTCGACGAGGAGCAGAAATTCAAGGCCGAGGCCCGCCGCAACAAGCTATTGGGACTGTGGGTCGCGGAGAAGCTCGGAATCGCCGGCGATGCCGCCAACGCCTATGCCAAAGAGGTCGTCGCCGCCGACTTCGAACAGCCCGGCGACGCCGACGTGGTTCACAAGGTGATGCGCGACCTTACCGCCAAAGGCGTCGCGCTCACCGAACAGGAACTCCGCGCCCAGATGGACACGCTGATGGCACAGGCCATCGCGCAGGTGAAGGCGGGGGCGTAA
- a CDS encoding IS1380-like element ISNha3 family transposase, with amino-acid sequence MTDDTILPFSFPAVHAKKVTAAFDGGRLTSNGGVMLLATAERRLGLADKLARVFPDRRDPTRVVHSLVDMFRARMFAICCGYEDADDLDHLRSDPAFKLACGRLPDSGRDLCSQPTLSRLENAPRLRDVIRLTYTLVDAWMDSYPREPASVTLDIDDTCDVVHGHQQLSLFNAHYDERCFLPIHVYDTEKSRPVAVVLRPGKTPGGVEVRAHLRRLVRHIRTRWHNTRITVRGDGHYARPEAMTWCENNGIDYIFGLSGTKPLARKVDEVADDIRTRRAIENLAVLRGYTETRHKAKSWDRERRTVARIEATMLGLDIRFVVTSLDAGSAEWIYDSLYCARGQAENLIKLHKTQLASDRTSCRSALANQVRLVLHTAAYWLMLTVRDAIPKARELATAEFATLRLRLLKIAARVVETASRIRLAFAAACPEADLFRSLPGSLLPHGP; translated from the coding sequence GCCAAGAAAGTCACAGCTGCCTTCGATGGCGGTCGCTTGACATCGAACGGGGGCGTGATGCTTCTGGCGACGGCCGAGCGACGTCTCGGTTTGGCCGACAAGTTGGCCCGGGTGTTCCCGGACCGGCGCGACCCGACGCGGGTCGTGCACAGCCTTGTCGATATGTTTCGCGCTCGCATGTTCGCGATCTGCTGCGGCTACGAGGACGCCGACGACCTCGATCATCTGCGGTCCGATCCGGCATTCAAGCTGGCCTGCGGACGGCTGCCGGACAGCGGTCGCGATCTGTGTTCCCAACCGACGCTGTCGCGCCTGGAGAATGCTCCGCGCCTGCGCGACGTGATCCGGCTGACCTACACTTTGGTCGACGCATGGATGGATAGCTACCCGCGCGAGCCGGCATCCGTCACGCTCGACATCGATGATACCTGCGATGTCGTCCACGGTCATCAGCAGCTCTCGCTGTTCAACGCTCATTATGACGAACGCTGCTTCTTGCCGATCCACGTCTACGACACGGAGAAGAGCCGGCCCGTGGCGGTCGTGCTGCGGCCGGGCAAGACGCCGGGCGGCGTCGAGGTGCGCGCCCATCTGCGCCGCCTGGTACGGCACATCCGCACGCGATGGCACAACACGCGAATTACGGTCCGTGGCGACGGGCACTATGCCCGGCCGGAGGCGATGACGTGGTGCGAGAACAACGGCATCGACTACATCTTCGGCCTGTCCGGCACCAAGCCGCTCGCCAGAAAAGTCGACGAGGTCGCTGACGACATCCGCACCCGACGCGCCATCGAGAACCTGGCTGTTCTGCGCGGCTATACCGAGACGCGCCACAAGGCCAAGTCCTGGGATCGCGAACGGCGCACCGTCGCCCGTATTGAGGCGACGATGCTCGGCCTCGACATCCGCTTCGTCGTCACCAGCCTCGATGCCGGCTCGGCCGAGTGGATCTACGACAGCCTGTATTGCGCGCGCGGCCAGGCCGAGAACCTGATCAAGCTGCATAAGACGCAGCTCGCCTCCGATCGCACCAGTTGCCGTTCGGCGCTCGCCAACCAGGTCCGTCTCGTGCTCCATACCGCCGCTTATTGGCTGATGCTGACCGTGCGCGACGCCATTCCCAAAGCCCGCGAATTGGCCACTGCCGAGTTCGCGACGCTGCGTCTTCGTCTCTTGAAAATCGCAGCCAGGGTCGTCGAGACCGCGAGCCGCATTCGCCTCGCGTTCGCCGCGGCATGTCCCGAAGCCGACCTCTTCCGCAGCTTGCCGGGCTCGCTGCTGCCACACGGTCCTTGA
- a CDS encoding IS630 family transposase, whose product MRTGIFITLKPADRRHLKALARNRNTPHKHVWRAEIVLLSADGFGTHEIMRRTGKSKTCVWRWQERFMVAGYDGLLHDKTRPSRIPPLGSGIAERVVALTRTEPPAEATHWTSAMMAKVVDISASSVQRIWRAHGLQPHRVKQFKLSTDPRFVDKLRDVVGLYVDPPAHAVVLSVDEKSQIQALDRTQPGLPIKKGRAGTMTHDYKRHGTTTLFAALNVLDGTVIGRNMQRHRHQEFIRFLNAVEAQVPPRKQIHAIVDNYATHKHPKVRQWLARHPRWAFHFTPTSASWLNAVEGFFAKLTKRRLKRGIFRSVVDLQAAINRFVIEHNAEPKPFTWTADPNKIIRAVRRGHQVLDSIH is encoded by the coding sequence ATGCGAACCGGAATTTTCATCACCCTTAAGCCTGCCGACCGCCGCCATCTGAAGGCGCTGGCGCGGAATCGGAACACCCCACACAAGCATGTTTGGCGGGCCGAGATCGTACTGTTGAGCGCGGACGGTTTCGGCACCCATGAGATCATGCGCCGGACCGGCAAGTCGAAGACCTGTGTGTGGCGCTGGCAGGAACGCTTCATGGTGGCGGGTTATGACGGCCTCCTGCACGATAAGACACGCCCCTCGCGCATTCCGCCGCTGGGGTCGGGCATCGCTGAACGCGTCGTGGCGCTCACCCGGACCGAGCCGCCAGCAGAGGCGACCCACTGGACCTCGGCCATGATGGCGAAGGTCGTCGATATCAGCGCGAGTTCCGTTCAACGCATCTGGCGCGCCCATGGGCTGCAGCCGCACCGGGTGAAACAGTTCAAGCTCTCCACTGACCCGCGCTTCGTCGACAAATTGCGCGATGTCGTCGGCCTCTATGTCGATCCGCCCGCCCATGCCGTCGTTCTCTCGGTCGATGAAAAAAGCCAAATCCAGGCGCTCGACCGCACCCAGCCCGGCTTGCCAATAAAGAAGGGTCGCGCCGGGACGATGACCCACGACTACAAGCGTCATGGCACGACGACACTGTTTGCGGCCCTCAACGTCCTCGACGGCACCGTCATTGGCCGCAATATGCAGCGCCATCGGCACCAGGAGTTCATCCGCTTCCTCAACGCCGTCGAAGCGCAGGTGCCGCCGCGAAAGCAAATCCACGCTATCGTCGACAACTATGCAACCCACAAGCACCCGAAAGTGCGCCAGTGGTTGGCCCGGCATCCCCGCTGGGCCTTCCACTTCACGCCCACATCAGCATCCTGGCTCAACGCCGTCGAGGGCTTCTTCGCCAAACTCACAAAACGACGACTGAAACGCGGCATCTTCCGATCGGTCGTCGACCTGCAGGCTGCAATCAATCGCTTCGTAATCGAACATAACGCCGAACCGAAGCCCTTCACATGGACTGCCGATCCCAACAAAATTATCCGAGCCGTCAGACGCGGGCACCAAGTGTTAGATTCCATCCACTAG
- the purS gene encoding phosphoribosylformylglycinamidine synthase subunit PurS — MKARVTVTLKTGILDPQGKAIEGALKSLGVDGIASVRQGKVFDIELAGADRAKAEAALKAAADKLLANTVIENYRVEVLS; from the coding sequence ATGAAGGCACGCGTCACCGTTACACTGAAAACCGGCATCCTCGATCCGCAAGGCAAGGCGATCGAGGGGGCGCTGAAGTCGCTCGGTGTCGATGGCATCGCCAGTGTGCGCCAGGGCAAGGTGTTCGATATCGAACTCGCCGGCGCGGACAGAGCGAAGGCGGAAGCCGCGCTCAAGGCCGCCGCCGACAAACTGCTCGCCAATACGGTGATTGAGAACTATCGGGTCGAGGTTCTGAGCTAG
- the purC gene encoding phosphoribosylaminoimidazolesuccinocarboxamide synthase, which produces MSRRRRIYEGKAKVLYEGPEPGTLIQHFKDDATAFNAKKHQVIEGKGVLNNRISEYLFQHLNDIGVPTHFIRRLNMREQLIREVEIVPLEVVVRNVAAGSLSQRLGIEEGTQLPRSIIEFYYKNDQLNDPMVSEEHVTAFGWATPQEIDDIMALAIRVNDFLTGLFLGIGIRLVDFKMECGRLFENEMMRIIVADEISPDSCRLWDIKSNEKLDKDRFRRDLGGLLEAYTEVAKRLGILMENERPLGAGPVLVKG; this is translated from the coding sequence ATGAGCCGTCGGCGTCGCATTTACGAAGGCAAGGCCAAGGTACTTTACGAAGGACCGGAGCCCGGCACTCTGATTCAACACTTCAAGGACGACGCGACCGCGTTCAATGCCAAGAAACATCAGGTGATCGAGGGCAAGGGCGTCCTCAACAACCGGATTTCGGAGTACCTGTTCCAGCACCTCAACGACATCGGGGTGCCGACCCATTTCATCCGCCGTCTCAACATGCGCGAACAACTGATTCGCGAGGTCGAGATCGTGCCGCTCGAGGTCGTGGTCCGCAATGTCGCAGCGGGGTCGCTGTCGCAGCGGCTCGGCATCGAGGAAGGCACCCAGCTACCGCGCTCGATCATCGAGTTCTACTACAAGAACGACCAGCTCAACGATCCCATGGTGTCCGAGGAGCACGTCACCGCGTTCGGCTGGGCGACGCCGCAGGAGATCGACGACATCATGGCGCTGGCGATCCGCGTCAACGACTTCCTGACCGGGCTGTTTCTCGGCATCGGCATCCGGCTGGTCGATTTCAAGATGGAATGTGGCCGGCTGTTCGAAAACGAGATGATGCGAATCATCGTCGCCGATGAAATATCTCCCGACTCGTGCCGGCTGTGGGACATCAAGTCGAACGAGAAGCTCGACAAGGACCGCTTCCGTCGCGACCTCGGCGGGCTGCTTGAGGCCTACACCGAAGTTGCGAAGCGGCTCGGCATTCTAATGGAAAACGAGCGGCCGCTCGGCGCCGGTCCGGTGCTGGTGAAGGGATAA
- a CDS encoding BolA/IbaG family iron-sulfur metabolism protein yields MAMEARDIESMIKEAIPDAAVTIQDLAGDGNHYSATVISESFRGKSRVQQHQIVYQSLKGQMGGVLHALALQTGVPE; encoded by the coding sequence ATGGCCATGGAAGCGCGGGATATCGAATCGATGATCAAGGAAGCGATCCCGGACGCCGCAGTGACGATCCAGGACCTCGCCGGCGATGGCAACCACTACTCGGCGACCGTGATCTCCGAGTCGTTCCGCGGAAAGTCCCGCGTGCAGCAGCATCAGATCGTCTATCAGTCCCTGAAGGGGCAGATGGGCGGCGTGCTCCACGCGCTGGCGTTGCAGACCGGCGTTCCGGAGTAG
- the purL gene encoding phosphoribosylformylglycinamidine synthase subunit PurL produces the protein MNRTDPPITPELVASHGLKPDEYERILKLIGRVPTFTELGIFSAMWNEHCSYKSSRIHLRGLPTKAPWVIQGPGENAGVIDIGDGQAVVFKMESHNHPSYIEPYQGATTGVGGILRDVFTMGARPIACLNALSFGDPSHPKTRHLVGGVVAGVGGYGNSFGVPTVGGQVRFHTRYDGNILVNAMAVGLADADKIFYAAASGVNMPIVYLGSKTGRDGIHGATMASAEFDDDSAEKRPTVQVGDPFAEKLLLEACLEIMETDCVIAIQDMGAAGLTCSAVEMGAKGDLGVDLDLDSVPTREQGMSAYEMMLSESQERMLMVLKPEKEKEAEAIFRKWGLDFAIVGYTTPSQRFVVKHGGDVMVDLPIKELESEAPLYDRPHVPSPQLPVVHARDVAPRLPVADALEKLIATPELCSKRWVWEQYDHVIGGNTVQRPGGDAAVVRVEDGPKGLALTVDVTPRYCEADPFEGGKQAVAEAWRNITAVGGRPLAITDNLNFGNPERPEIMGQFVGCLKGIAAACTALDFPVVSGNVSLYNETNGRGILPTPSIGGVGLLDDFTQSASLAFKAEGECILLIGETQGWLGQSVYLRDVCGREEGAPPPVDLAAEKRNGDVVRGMIHAGTVTAVHDISDGGLLVALAEMAMAGGIGAALDAAPEAIVPHAWWFGEDQARYIVTVHEKDLLSVFTKLKAVEVPCVQIGLTGGHEIAIAGERAVHVKALQHGFESWLPDYMAGRVETSGIPDR, from the coding sequence ATGAACCGCACCGATCCCCCGATCACCCCCGAACTCGTCGCCTCGCACGGCCTCAAGCCGGACGAGTACGAGCGCATTTTGAAGCTGATCGGCCGCGTACCGACATTCACAGAACTCGGCATCTTCTCGGCGATGTGGAACGAACACTGTTCCTACAAATCCTCGCGCATCCATCTGCGCGGGTTGCCGACGAAAGCGCCGTGGGTGATCCAGGGTCCCGGCGAGAATGCCGGCGTCATCGATATCGGCGATGGGCAGGCGGTGGTGTTCAAGATGGAGAGCCACAACCATCCGAGCTACATCGAGCCGTATCAGGGCGCGACCACCGGCGTCGGCGGTATCCTGCGCGACGTCTTCACCATGGGCGCGCGCCCCATCGCCTGCCTCAACGCGCTGAGCTTCGGCGATCCGTCGCATCCGAAAACGCGGCATCTCGTCGGCGGCGTGGTCGCGGGCGTCGGCGGCTATGGCAACTCGTTTGGGGTGCCGACTGTCGGCGGGCAGGTGCGCTTCCACACCCGTTATGACGGCAACATTCTCGTCAATGCCATGGCGGTGGGCCTCGCCGACGCCGACAAGATCTTTTATGCGGCGGCGTCAGGCGTGAACATGCCGATCGTCTATCTGGGCTCCAAGACCGGCCGCGACGGCATTCACGGCGCCACCATGGCGTCGGCCGAATTCGACGACGACAGCGCCGAGAAGCGCCCGACCGTTCAGGTCGGCGATCCCTTCGCCGAGAAGCTATTGCTGGAAGCCTGCCTCGAAATCATGGAAACGGATTGCGTCATCGCGATCCAGGACATGGGCGCGGCGGGCCTGACGTGTTCGGCGGTGGAAATGGGCGCCAAGGGCGACCTCGGTGTCGATCTCGATCTCGACAGCGTGCCGACGCGCGAGCAGGGCATGAGCGCCTACGAGATGATGCTCTCGGAATCGCAAGAGCGCATGCTCATGGTTCTGAAGCCCGAGAAGGAAAAGGAAGCGGAGGCGATCTTCAGGAAGTGGGGACTCGATTTCGCTATCGTCGGCTATACGACGCCGTCGCAGCGCTTCGTGGTCAAGCACGGCGGCGACGTGATGGTCGACTTGCCGATCAAGGAGCTTGAGTCCGAAGCGCCGCTGTATGACCGGCCACATGTGCCGTCGCCGCAGTTACCCGTCGTCCACGCCCGCGACGTTGCGCCGCGTTTGCCGGTGGCTGATGCGCTGGAAAAGCTTATCGCGACGCCGGAGCTGTGCTCGAAGCGCTGGGTGTGGGAGCAATATGATCACGTCATCGGCGGCAACACCGTGCAGCGTCCCGGCGGCGATGCGGCGGTGGTCCGTGTCGAGGACGGGCCGAAGGGCCTCGCGCTCACCGTTGACGTGACGCCGCGCTATTGCGAGGCCGATCCGTTTGAGGGCGGCAAGCAGGCGGTGGCGGAAGCCTGGCGCAACATCACCGCTGTCGGCGGCCGTCCGCTTGCGATTACCGACAACCTGAATTTCGGCAACCCGGAACGGCCCGAGATCATGGGCCAGTTCGTCGGCTGCCTGAAGGGCATCGCGGCCGCCTGCACCGCGCTGGATTTCCCGGTCGTGTCCGGCAACGTCTCGCTCTACAACGAAACAAACGGCCGCGGCATTCTGCCGACGCCCTCGATCGGCGGCGTCGGCCTGCTCGACGATTTCACCCAGTCCGCATCGCTTGCCTTCAAGGCCGAGGGCGAGTGCATCCTGCTGATCGGCGAGACCCAGGGCTGGCTCGGTCAGTCGGTTTACTTGCGCGACGTCTGCGGGCGCGAGGAGGGGGCGCCGCCGCCGGTCGATCTTGCCGCGGAAAAACGCAACGGCGATGTCGTGCGTGGCATGATCCATGCGGGGACGGTCACGGCAGTTCATGACATTTCCGACGGCGGACTTCTCGTAGCGCTCGCGGAAATGGCGATGGCCGGCGGCATCGGCGCCGCGCTCGATGCCGCACCTGAAGCGATCGTGCCGCACGCCTGGTGGTTCGGCGAGGATCAGGCCCGCTACATCGTCACCGTGCACGAAAAGGATCTGCTGAGCGTTTTCACCAAGCTCAAGGCGGTCGAGGTGCCTTGCGTCCAGATCGGCCTGACCGGCGGTCACGAGATCGCCATTGCCGGCGAGCGCGCCGTTCACGTCAAAGCCTTGCAGCATGGCTTTGAAAGCTGGCTGCCGGACTATATGGCCGGGAGAGTCGAGACCAGTGGCATTCCTGACCGCTGA
- a CDS encoding IS630 family transposase, whose product MRTGIFITLKPADRRHLKALARNRNTPHKHVWRAEIVLLSADGFGTHEIMRRTGKSKTCVWRWQERFMVAGYDGLLHDKTRPSRIPPLGSGIAERVVALTRTEPPAEATHWTSAMMAKVVDISASSVQRIWRAHGLQPHRVKQFKLSTDPRFVDKLRDVVGLYVDPPAHAVVLSVDEKSQIQALDRTQPGLPIKKGRAGTMTHDYKRHGTTTLFAALNVLDGTVIGRNMQRHRHQEFIRFLNAVEAQVPPRKQIHAIVDNYATHKHPKVRQWLARHPRWAFHFTPTSASWLNAVEGFFAKLTKRRLKRGIFRSVVDLQAAINRFVIEHNAEPKPFTWTADPNKIIRAVRRGHQVLDSIH is encoded by the coding sequence ATGCGAACCGGAATTTTCATCACCCTTAAGCCTGCCGACCGCCGCCATCTGAAGGCGCTGGCGCGGAATCGCAACACCCCACACAAGCATGTTTGGCGGGCCGAGATCGTACTGTTGAGCGCGGACGGTTTCGGCACCCATGAGATCATGCGCCGGACCGGCAAGTCGAAGACCTGTGTGTGGCGCTGGCAGGAACGCTTCATGGTGGCGGGTTATGACGGCCTCCTGCACGATAAGACACGCCCCTCGCGCATTCCGCCGCTGGGGTCGGGCATCGCTGAACGCGTCGTGGCGCTCACCCGGACCGAGCCGCCAGCAGAGGCGACCCACTGGACCTCGGCCATGATGGCGAAGGTCGTCGATATCAGCGCGAGTTCCGTTCAACGCATCTGGCGCGCCCATGGGCTGCAGCCGCACCGGGTGAAACAGTTCAAGCTCTCCACTGACCCGCGCTTCGTCGACAAATTGCGCGATGTCGTCGGCCTCTATGTCGATCCGCCCGCCCATGCCGTCGTTCTCTCGGTCGATGAAAAAAGCCAAATCCAGGCGCTCGACCGCACCCAGCCCGGCTTGCCAATAAAGAAGGGTCGCGCCGGGACGATGACCCACGACTACAAGCGTCATGGCACGACGACACTGTTTGCGGCCCTCAACGTCCTCGACGGCACCGTCATTGGCCGCAATATGCAGCGCCATCGGCACCAGGAGTTCATCCGCTTCCTCAACGCCGTCGAAGCGCAGGTGCCGCCGCGAAAGCAAATCCACGCTATCGTCGACAACTATGCAACCCACAAGCACCCGAAAGTGCGCCAGTGGTTGGCCCGGCATCCCCGCTGGGCCTTCCACTTCACGCCCACATCAGCATCCTGGCTCAACGCCGTCGAGGGCTTCTTCGCCAAACTCACAAAACGACGACTGAAACGCGGCATCTTCCGATCGGTCGTCGACCTGCAGGCTGCAATCAATCGCTTCGTAATCGAACATAACGCCGAACCGAAGCCCTTCACATGGACTGCCGATCCCAACAAAATTATCCGAGCCGTCAGACGCGGGCACCAAGTGTTAGATTCCATCCACTAG
- the cynS gene encoding cyanase codes for MKRSDLTEKILDIKREKEWNWKYIAGEIGGFSEILIVSALLGHMKLTKPQAAAAGKLFGLSKAEIAMLNEVPMRGAGTPMPPTDPLLYRLYELVMINGPALKALIEEEFGDGIMSAIDFDMEIARVANPKGDRVKIGMTGKFLPFKYYGATGNNLEYGLKEE; via the coding sequence ATGAAGCGGTCCGACCTCACCGAGAAGATTCTCGACATCAAGCGCGAGAAGGAATGGAACTGGAAATACATCGCCGGCGAGATCGGCGGGTTTTCGGAAATTCTGATCGTCAGCGCGCTACTCGGCCATATGAAGCTGACCAAGCCGCAGGCGGCGGCGGCCGGAAAGCTGTTCGGCCTCTCCAAGGCGGAAATCGCGATGCTCAACGAGGTGCCGATGCGCGGCGCGGGCACGCCGATGCCGCCGACCGATCCGCTGCTCTATCGCCTGTACGAACTGGTGATGATCAACGGACCGGCGCTGAAGGCGCTGATCGAGGAAGAATTCGGCGATGGCATCATGTCGGCGATCGACTTCGACATGGAAATTGCGCGCGTCGCCAATCCCAAGGGCGACCGCGTCAAGATCGGCATGACCGGCAAATTCCTGCCGTTCAAGTATTACGGCGCCACCGGCAACAATCTGGAATACGGCCTCAAGGAGGAGTGA